One stretch of Oceanimonas pelagia DNA includes these proteins:
- a CDS encoding PulJ/GspJ family protein yields the protein MKARGFTLLELVIVMVLIGISAVFGTRFVAQMAESYMGSAERAQALAGARFAMERLRRELAVAYGPSVYIKDGCLAFVPALAAGTYLGLPDSVKTGTATFVIPLSLQGEKIENAFMAIRPDSGSIWSEYPDEQPEDVYPFTDQDPAPTSIGFHDALGSVHFSRAGYGQRYTLLKGEQVRYCQRNNDLYREVKSPGEEWGKASLMLTEITGDTVFLGYDESDQLIRMELTVTTRDGDLVLPGQLQVTYAP from the coding sequence ATGAAGGCGCGTGGTTTTACCCTGCTGGAGCTGGTGATCGTCATGGTGCTGATTGGCATCAGCGCCGTATTCGGCACCCGCTTTGTGGCGCAAATGGCCGAGAGCTATATGGGCAGCGCCGAACGTGCCCAGGCCCTCGCCGGCGCCCGCTTTGCCATGGAGCGCCTGCGCCGTGAACTGGCCGTTGCCTATGGCCCCAGCGTGTATATAAAGGATGGTTGTCTTGCCTTTGTACCGGCCCTGGCCGCCGGCACTTATCTGGGGCTCCCGGATTCGGTAAAAACCGGCACGGCGACGTTTGTCATACCGCTTAGTTTGCAGGGAGAGAAGATAGAGAACGCCTTTATGGCCATTCGACCGGACAGCGGCAGCATTTGGAGTGAATACCCCGACGAGCAGCCTGAGGACGTTTACCCTTTTACCGATCAGGATCCTGCACCCACCAGCATCGGCTTTCACGATGCCTTGGGTTCAGTTCATTTCAGTCGTGCCGGCTATGGTCAGCGCTATACCCTGCTCAAGGGTGAGCAGGTGCGTTACTGTCAGCGTAATAATGACCTTTACCGTGAAGTAAAAAGTCCCGGCGAAGAGTGGGGAAAAGCCAGTCTGATGTTGACGGAGATCACAGGAGACACGGTATTTCTGGGCTACGATGAGTCCGATCAATTGATTCGAATGGAGCTTACAGTGACCACGCGAGACGGCGACCTGGTGTTACCCGGCCAGTTGCAGGTGACTTATGCGCCTTAG
- a CDS encoding prepilin-type N-terminal cleavage/methylation domain-containing protein, with protein sequence MLRRNAGLSLLEYVVGLAILAIVLVGAGLFFLSQPRQLDPVFQFRAVALAEALAEQVLAVKYDAANNPRLQIRCDIDEDTGCVNSATAEEHSGLNSFKHVDDFNLWCDENAIDGDELANEENLKLASPQLYRRYRVATCVTSEDDSAGTSFKKVVITIADQNGSDLSFTLHRYNIR encoded by the coding sequence ATGTTGCGCCGTAACGCTGGGCTCAGCCTGCTGGAATACGTGGTGGGGCTGGCGATACTGGCCATCGTGCTGGTGGGGGCGGGCTTGTTCTTTTTGAGTCAGCCGCGCCAGCTGGATCCGGTATTTCAGTTTCGCGCCGTGGCGCTGGCGGAAGCCCTGGCCGAACAGGTGCTGGCGGTAAAATACGATGCTGCCAATAATCCACGGTTACAAATTCGTTGTGATATTGATGAGGATACCGGTTGTGTAAATAGCGCGACAGCAGAGGAACACAGTGGTCTTAATTCCTTTAAACATGTCGATGATTTCAACCTCTGGTGTGATGAAAATGCTATTGATGGTGATGAGCTGGCCAATGAAGAAAATCTGAAACTGGCCAGCCCTCAGCTCTATCGTCGCTATCGGGTGGCAACCTGCGTTACATCCGAAGACGATAGTGCCGGCACATCCTTTAAAAAGGTTGTGATCACCATAGCAGATCAAAACGGCTCCGATCTTTCCTTTACCCTGCACAGGTACAACATTCGATGA
- a CDS encoding pilus assembly FimT family protein, giving the protein MKRHNGFTLIELVAVLVLVGILAAVAIPRLPVGSDFDGSLQARNLAGLLRLAQLRAMNDPQALQGGTGTDRCGVIAVTPEGVTISSDCRSTSLLADMNSPDPNLWLGVNQPVSSNQTLPFTLQFGEAAGDPDYLSESSRLGRPFVNSGAGEQPLDNTLQITLGGQTVLIEPEGYIHVAP; this is encoded by the coding sequence ATGAAGCGGCATAACGGCTTTACTCTGATTGAACTGGTCGCCGTGCTGGTGCTGGTGGGTATTCTCGCCGCCGTGGCCATTCCTCGCCTGCCGGTGGGCAGCGACTTTGACGGTTCGTTGCAGGCCCGCAACCTGGCGGGCTTGTTGCGGCTGGCCCAGCTCAGGGCGATGAACGATCCACAGGCGCTGCAAGGCGGCACCGGCACAGACCGCTGTGGCGTCATTGCGGTGACCCCCGAAGGTGTGACCATTTCCAGTGATTGCCGCAGTACGAGCCTGCTGGCAGATATGAACAGCCCGGATCCCAACCTCTGGCTGGGAGTCAACCAGCCGGTGTCTTCAAATCAAACCCTGCCTTTTACCCTGCAGTTTGGCGAAGCGGCCGGCGACCCTGATTATCTCAGTGAGTCCAGCCGTTTGGGGCGTCCTTTCGTGAACAGTGGTGCGGGGGAGCAGCCACTGGACAATACCCTGCAAATTACCCTTGGCGGGCAAACCGTATTGATAGAACCCGAGGGCTATATTCATGTTGCGCCGTAA
- a CDS encoding type II secretion system protein, with protein MKRAAGFTLIELVIVIVILGILGAVAAPRFLNLQGDAYSANLKALKSSMETASTLANSKAIIQGLDNQGRDADADDAPVELKYNDAGEEVTVSIVYGYPTAEEDTGIKSLLDFDATYNTNVTDDGVFEIYPANRAENCKVTYTEPDSFGKRPTIAIVDDKC; from the coding sequence ATGAAAAGAGCAGCGGGTTTTACCCTGATCGAACTGGTTATTGTAATTGTTATTCTCGGCATTCTGGGCGCCGTGGCTGCGCCGCGTTTTTTGAACCTGCAGGGTGATGCGTATAGCGCAAACTTGAAAGCCTTAAAGAGCTCCATGGAGACAGCTTCGACACTGGCAAACTCTAAAGCGATAATACAAGGGTTGGATAATCAAGGTCGAGACGCAGATGCTGATGATGCACCTGTGGAATTAAAATATAACGATGCAGGTGAAGAGGTAACAGTAAGCATTGTGTACGGTTACCCTACAGCAGAAGAAGATACTGGTATAAAGTCACTTTTGGACTTTGATGCTACTTACAATACGAATGTTACTGATGACGGTGTTTTCGAAATTTATCCAGCTAACCGTGCTGAAAATTGTAAAGTTACTTACACTGAGCCTGATAGTTTCGGTAAGCGGCCCACTATCGCTATAGTAGATGATAAGTGTTAA
- a CDS encoding type II secretion system F family protein has product MAFYQYKARDRQGQLSEGRMEAPSRESAAASLAQAGLIPVEMKETRSGTKTWLTLRQFLKGGIRPEALLILSRQFASLTRAGIPILRIVEGLRDTTDVRVLKEALDEVAQSLNQGQTLANALAAHPHLFNSLFVSLVEVGESTGQLEQAFLQLAHYYQLELDTRRRIKAAIRYPMFVTIAMVAAMTIINLYVIPAFSGIFAKLGADLPLTTRFLIGSSYFFTHYFGLVVAGVLALAGGFMWYVRTPTGRLRWHHALLRIPIVGPLIKRILLARFCRSFAMMLSAGVPITRVLRLAGSATDNAFLTRAIHRMEEGLTSGDSLSAVAEHIGVFTPLILQMFRVGEETGRVDEMVMEAGRFYEEEVDYDIANLSSRIEPILITAIAAMVLVLALGIFTPMWDMVNIVKGG; this is encoded by the coding sequence ATGGCCTTTTATCAGTACAAGGCCCGGGACCGCCAGGGCCAGCTCAGCGAAGGCCGCATGGAGGCGCCGAGCCGGGAAAGCGCGGCTGCCAGCCTGGCCCAGGCCGGGCTTATTCCGGTGGAAATGAAGGAAACCCGCTCCGGCACCAAAACCTGGCTCACGCTGCGTCAGTTTTTAAAGGGTGGCATCAGGCCCGAGGCGCTGCTGATTTTAAGCCGCCAGTTTGCCTCGCTTACCCGGGCGGGCATTCCCATTCTGCGCATTGTGGAAGGGCTGCGGGACACCACGGACGTGCGGGTGCTGAAGGAAGCCCTCGACGAGGTGGCTCAGTCCCTGAATCAGGGCCAGACCCTGGCCAACGCCCTGGCGGCTCACCCGCATTTGTTCAACAGCCTGTTTGTGTCGCTGGTGGAAGTGGGCGAAAGCACCGGCCAGCTGGAACAGGCCTTTTTACAGCTGGCTCATTACTACCAGCTGGAGCTGGATACCCGCCGGCGCATCAAGGCTGCCATTCGCTATCCCATGTTTGTGACCATCGCCATGGTGGCGGCCATGACCATTATCAATCTCTATGTGATCCCGGCCTTCAGCGGCATTTTTGCCAAACTGGGCGCAGACTTGCCGTTAACCACCCGTTTTCTGATTGGCAGCTCCTACTTTTTCACCCATTACTTCGGCCTGGTGGTGGCCGGGGTGCTGGCCCTTGCCGGCGGCTTTATGTGGTATGTGCGCACGCCAACGGGCCGGCTGCGCTGGCACCATGCCCTGCTGCGCATTCCCATTGTGGGGCCGCTTATCAAGCGCATTCTGCTGGCGCGTTTTTGCCGCAGCTTCGCCATGATGCTTTCCGCCGGCGTGCCCATCACCCGGGTACTGCGTCTGGCCGGCAGCGCCACCGACAACGCCTTCCTCACCAGGGCCATTCACCGTATGGAGGAAGGACTCACCTCCGGCGACAGCCTGTCGGCGGTGGCCGAGCACATCGGTGTGTTTACCCCTTTGATTTTGCAGATGTTCCGGGTAGGCGAAGAAACCGGCCGGGTGGATGAAATGGTGATGGAAGCGGGCCGCTTTTACGAAGAAGAAGTGGACTACGACATTGCCAACCTGTCTTCCCGCATCGAGCCCATACTGATCACCGCCATCGCCGCCATGGTGCTGGTGCTGGCGCTGGGCATTTTCACTCCCATGTGGGACATGGTAAACATTGTAAAAGGCGGTTAA
- a CDS encoding GspE/PulE family protein — protein sequence MAQRKLTKRLGELLIDHGVITEAQLDTVLQRQRQEGGRLGAVLVQMGMLTELELLGFVAEQLVIPLLDLNKTEIKPQAVKLLSEVYARRYRALVIDADDTQATVVLADPADLDTQDAISNLLAPREVHLAVAPHSQMLALYDQLYRRTDDIANLAGQLSEEHAPSRSVIETAGLEDSDATVARLLNSLFEDALQVGASDIHIEPDHKVIRLRMRVDGLLQETELKEVAIAPALVSRLKLMAGLDISERRLPQDGRFELTIRNNPVDVRMATMPVQYGEAVVLRLLDQSGGTRTLAQAGMPAELLAAFRRKLASPNGIILVTGPTGSGKTTTLYGALSELNTPDRKIITAEDPVEYRLPRVNQVQVNSKVGLTFARILRTSLRQDPDVLLIGEMRDQETAEIAMRGALTGHLVLSTLHTNDAPSSAVRLMDMGVPGYLVASTLKAVLAQRLVRKICEYCKVPHQPDEGERQFLMHLNPQAEHGRFYRGEGCASCNHTGYKGRIGVFEWLEVNQAMADALRRQQIEAFEAEVARQPGFATLAQAALEQALQGTIAVSEVLRLSEWVE from the coding sequence ATGGCACAACGCAAACTCACTAAACGCCTGGGCGAGCTGCTGATTGATCATGGCGTAATCACTGAAGCCCAGCTGGACACAGTGCTGCAGCGCCAGCGCCAGGAAGGGGGCCGCCTGGGCGCCGTGCTGGTGCAGATGGGCATGCTCACCGAGCTGGAGCTGCTGGGCTTTGTGGCCGAGCAGCTGGTGATCCCGCTGCTGGATCTCAACAAGACCGAGATCAAGCCCCAGGCGGTGAAGCTGCTGTCGGAAGTCTATGCCCGGCGTTACCGGGCGCTGGTGATCGACGCTGACGACACCCAGGCCACAGTAGTGCTGGCCGATCCCGCCGATCTTGACACTCAGGATGCCATCAGCAACCTGCTGGCTCCCCGCGAGGTGCACCTGGCGGTGGCCCCCCACAGCCAGATGCTGGCCTTGTATGATCAGCTTTACCGGCGTACCGACGACATTGCCAACCTGGCCGGCCAGCTTTCGGAGGAGCATGCTCCCAGCCGCAGCGTGATAGAAACCGCCGGCCTGGAAGACAGCGATGCCACCGTGGCCCGGCTGCTCAACTCCCTGTTTGAAGACGCCCTGCAGGTGGGCGCCTCGGATATTCATATTGAGCCCGATCACAAGGTGATTCGCCTGCGCATGCGGGTGGACGGCCTGTTGCAGGAAACCGAGCTCAAGGAAGTGGCCATTGCCCCGGCGCTGGTGTCGCGGTTAAAGCTCATGGCCGGGCTGGACATCTCCGAGCGGCGCCTGCCCCAGGACGGCCGCTTTGAACTCACCATCAGGAATAACCCGGTGGACGTGCGCATGGCCACCATGCCGGTGCAATATGGCGAGGCGGTGGTGCTGCGGCTGCTGGATCAGTCCGGCGGCACCCGCACCCTGGCCCAGGCGGGCATGCCCGCGGAGCTGCTGGCGGCGTTCCGGCGCAAACTGGCCAGCCCCAACGGCATTATTCTGGTGACCGGTCCCACCGGCAGCGGTAAAACCACCACCCTTTACGGCGCCCTGTCCGAGCTCAATACCCCCGACCGCAAAATCATTACCGCCGAGGATCCGGTGGAATATCGTCTTCCCCGGGTGAACCAGGTGCAGGTGAACAGCAAGGTGGGGCTGACCTTTGCCCGCATTCTGCGCACCAGCCTGCGTCAGGATCCCGACGTGTTGCTGATCGGTGAAATGCGTGATCAGGAAACCGCCGAAATCGCCATGCGCGGCGCCCTTACCGGCCACCTGGTGCTGTCTACCCTGCATACCAACGACGCGCCCAGCTCGGCGGTACGGCTGATGGACATGGGGGTGCCCGGCTACCTGGTGGCCAGCACCCTGAAAGCCGTGCTGGCTCAGCGGCTGGTGCGCAAAATCTGCGAATACTGCAAGGTGCCCCACCAGCCCGACGAGGGTGAGCGCCAGTTTCTGATGCACCTGAATCCGCAGGCGGAGCATGGCCGTTTTTACCGGGGCGAAGGCTGCGCCAGCTGCAACCACACCGGCTACAAGGGGCGGATTGGTGTGTTTGAATGGCTGGAAGTGAACCAGGCCATGGCCGATGCGTTACGCCGCCAGCAGATTGAAGCCTTTGAGGCCGAGGTGGCACGGCAGCCCGGCTTTGCGACCCTGGCCCAGGCGGCCCTGGAACAGGCGTTGCAGGGCACCATTGCGGTATCGGAAGTGCTGCGTCTGTCCGAGTGGGTGGAGTGA
- a CDS encoding tetratricopeptide repeat protein, translated as MKKVSGLLWLVLLGAPAVAQEEQPDWQDPVWAEIMATPPAASELAISEVTPSRAERLAEGQKASELALAAGDWAGAEQRLLSLLAEYPDAHSVRLKLASLQYGRGALAQARALLQQGLALAPAQAELRLTLARILASERRHAAAWKVLDGATPSLAEHLDYYGLKAEAGRRSNQCEAAIALYHRLLAVQDSGPWWLGLGLCQRRLGQDFTAAFEQARASVDLGVASLQFVNQQLEQHGTTQTH; from the coding sequence ATGAAAAAGGTCAGTGGCCTGCTATGGCTGGTGTTGCTGGGAGCACCGGCCGTGGCTCAGGAAGAGCAGCCCGACTGGCAGGATCCGGTCTGGGCCGAGATCATGGCCACTCCGCCGGCGGCCAGCGAGCTGGCCATCAGCGAAGTCACGCCCAGCCGGGCCGAGCGGCTGGCGGAAGGCCAGAAGGCGTCCGAGCTGGCCCTGGCCGCCGGCGACTGGGCCGGCGCCGAGCAACGCCTGCTGAGCCTGCTGGCCGAGTACCCCGACGCCCATTCGGTGCGGTTGAAGCTGGCTTCTCTGCAATATGGCCGGGGCGCCCTGGCCCAGGCCAGGGCGCTGCTGCAGCAGGGACTGGCGCTGGCGCCCGCGCAGGCCGAGCTGCGGCTGACTCTGGCACGCATTCTGGCCAGCGAACGCCGCCATGCCGCGGCCTGGAAGGTACTGGACGGCGCCACGCCGTCATTGGCCGAGCATCTGGATTATTACGGTCTCAAGGCCGAAGCCGGCCGGCGCAGCAACCAGTGTGAGGCGGCCATCGCCCTTTATCACCGGCTGCTGGCCGTGCAGGACAGCGGCCCCTGGTGGCTGGGCCTGGGGCTGTGCCAGCGCCGCCTGGGGCAGGACTTTACCGCTGCCTTTGAGCAGGCCCGGGCCAGTGTGGATCTGGGCGTGGCCTCGCTGCAATTTGTAAACCAGCAACTGGAGCAACATGGCACAACGCAAACTCACTAA
- the mshL gene encoding pilus (MSHA type) biogenesis protein MshL: MIRPLTLAFICAGLAACVHAPDGTLPKDALDEALRARPDVVPAAVEQELLSSGRPLAASQAAPLRRFDISARDVDAREFFAALGSQHQVSIAVHPEVAGTITLNLRRVTLPEILDAISGLYGYGIERRGGVYQVFPNGVRTRTFNVNYLMLSRNGQSQTAISGSSLASGEDGGGQTSATRINTESSNDFWADLESALGRLIGDEEGRVVVTNPQAGLVTVRAAPDELALVDDFLTRAERQLKRQVILEARIVEVELNDGYEQGIEWNNLSANSRKGQLATGQSYPYGGFLSPLSELLGGGAVFTYTDGNFDAVINLLQTQGEVNTLSNPRVTTSNNQKAVIKVGTDEYFVTDFSLTTTNTSGVSETTPDIELSPFFSGISLDVTPQIADDNRVLLHIHPAVSQVEDSSKSIDFGSGELRLPLARSTVRESDTVVEAASGEVIIIGGLMQEKQTQQETAVPLISQIPVLGNLFKNRNLATQKSELVIMLRPVVVAANTWQTELQRSRDLLEKWYPPSSLDELHSGVR; the protein is encoded by the coding sequence ATGATACGACCCCTTACCCTGGCCTTTATCTGCGCCGGCCTGGCGGCCTGCGTGCATGCCCCCGACGGCACCCTGCCCAAGGACGCCCTCGACGAGGCGCTGCGGGCCCGTCCCGACGTGGTGCCGGCGGCGGTGGAGCAGGAGCTGCTGAGCTCGGGTCGGCCACTTGCGGCCAGCCAGGCCGCGCCGCTGCGTCGTTTCGATATTTCCGCCCGGGACGTGGACGCCCGGGAATTTTTTGCCGCCCTGGGCAGCCAGCACCAGGTGAGCATTGCGGTGCATCCGGAGGTGGCCGGCACCATTACCCTCAACCTGCGCCGGGTGACCCTGCCGGAGATCCTTGACGCCATTTCCGGCCTTTACGGCTACGGCATTGAGCGCCGCGGCGGCGTGTATCAGGTGTTTCCCAACGGCGTGCGCACCCGCACCTTTAACGTCAATTACCTGATGCTGTCCCGTAACGGTCAGTCTCAGACCGCCATCAGTGGCAGCAGCCTGGCCAGCGGCGAAGACGGCGGCGGCCAGACCAGCGCCACCCGCATCAACACCGAGTCGAGCAACGATTTCTGGGCCGATCTGGAAAGCGCCCTCGGCCGGCTGATTGGCGACGAGGAAGGCCGGGTGGTGGTAACCAACCCCCAGGCCGGGCTGGTGACGGTGCGCGCCGCCCCCGACGAGCTGGCGCTGGTGGACGACTTTCTCACTCGGGCCGAGCGTCAGCTCAAGCGTCAGGTGATCCTGGAAGCGCGCATTGTGGAAGTGGAGCTGAACGACGGCTACGAGCAGGGCATTGAGTGGAATAACCTGAGCGCCAACAGCCGCAAGGGGCAACTGGCCACCGGCCAGAGCTACCCCTACGGCGGCTTTTTAAGCCCGCTGTCGGAGTTGCTGGGGGGCGGGGCCGTGTTTACCTACACCGACGGCAACTTCGATGCGGTGATCAACCTGCTGCAGACCCAGGGTGAGGTCAATACCCTGTCCAATCCCAGGGTGACCACCAGCAATAACCAGAAGGCGGTGATCAAGGTGGGCACCGACGAGTATTTTGTTACCGATTTTTCACTGACCACCACCAATACCAGCGGGGTGTCGGAAACCACGCCCGACATTGAGCTGAGCCCGTTTTTTTCCGGTATTTCCCTGGATGTAACGCCCCAGATTGCCGACGACAACCGGGTATTGCTGCATATTCATCCGGCGGTGAGCCAGGTGGAAGACAGCAGCAAAAGCATCGATTTTGGCAGTGGTGAGCTGCGCCTGCCGCTGGCCAGAAGCACGGTGCGGGAATCGGACACCGTAGTGGAAGCCGCGTCTGGCGAGGTGATTATTATCGGTGGCCTGATGCAGGAGAAACAAACCCAGCAGGAAACCGCCGTGCCGCTGATAAGCCAGATCCCGGTGCTGGGTAACCTGTTCAAGAACCGTAACCTGGCCACCCAGAAGAGCGAGCTGGTGATTATGCTGCGCCCGGTGGTGGTGGCGGCCAACACCTGGCAAACCGAGCTGCAACGCTCGCGGGATTTGCTGGAAAAATGGTATCCGCCATCGTCACTCGATGAACTGCACAGCGGAGTCAGATAA
- a CDS encoding SctD/MshK family protein has product MVNASALVFTLLSAAGSLQDPTRPLAGLSQPATGMGEQRIEAAAGPRLQAIFSGGRPSAILDGRRYVQGDTIGGYRLVHIGTGRVVLEGQGKRLELSLFPTFDNTDIQ; this is encoded by the coding sequence GTGGTTAATGCCAGTGCCCTGGTTTTTACCCTGCTGAGTGCCGCCGGCAGTCTGCAGGATCCTACCCGGCCCCTTGCCGGCCTGAGCCAGCCGGCAACCGGCATGGGAGAGCAGCGTATTGAAGCCGCTGCCGGGCCCCGGCTGCAGGCCATTTTCAGCGGCGGCCGGCCCAGCGCCATTCTCGACGGTCGTCGCTACGTGCAGGGCGACACCATCGGCGGCTATCGCCTGGTGCACATCGGCACCGGGCGGGTAGTGCTGGAAGGGCAGGGCAAACGCCTGGAGCTGAGCCTGTTTCCCACTTTTGACAACACGGATATTCAATGA
- a CDS encoding MSHA biogenesis protein MshJ codes for MKQRLALLNERFMARPKRERWLLVAAGWALAVWLGLTLFEQTVQASATALQAEQQRLQRELDGQEGLVEEINRRIAELKANDQGPRIARLNRQLSRLNENVDQRMRTLVGPEQMAGLLLSVLDQGSGLTLQGLVNLPAEPMAQGQDGDQRLYRHGLALELSGSYLQLLDYVKRLESLHGRIFWQSLSFELEQYPTGHIRLEFFTISQHKELIRG; via the coding sequence ATGAAGCAGCGCCTTGCCTTGCTGAACGAGCGTTTTATGGCCCGTCCCAAGCGTGAGCGCTGGCTGCTGGTGGCGGCCGGCTGGGCGCTGGCGGTCTGGCTGGGGCTGACCCTGTTTGAACAGACGGTGCAGGCCAGCGCCACCGCGCTTCAGGCCGAGCAACAGCGGTTGCAACGGGAGCTGGACGGACAAGAGGGACTGGTAGAGGAGATTAACCGGCGCATTGCCGAGCTCAAGGCCAATGATCAGGGCCCGCGCATTGCCCGGCTGAACCGTCAGCTCAGCCGGCTGAATGAGAACGTGGATCAACGCATGCGCACCCTGGTGGGGCCGGAGCAAATGGCCGGTTTGCTGCTGTCGGTGCTGGATCAGGGCAGTGGCCTCACCCTGCAGGGGCTTGTCAATCTGCCCGCCGAGCCCATGGCCCAGGGCCAGGACGGCGACCAGCGACTGTATCGTCACGGCCTGGCGCTGGAGCTGTCCGGCAGTTATCTGCAACTGCTGGATTACGTAAAGCGGCTGGAAAGTCTGCACGGGCGCATTTTCTGGCAAAGCCTGAGTTTTGAACTGGAGCAATATCCCACCGGTCATATTCGGCTGGAGTTTTTTACCATCAGTCAACACAAGGAGCTGATCCGTGGTTAA
- a CDS encoding fimbrial assembly protein, protein MKTRIEFYQATLRPVRDLPTLGHFGLGLLALVLLWSTAFGWQSYVNHRLSTANRSLEQQLTAARGNVAQLQQSLALLNQRQDDGERQRLERDIRTRRQLLGLLSQDELVSYADTLEDLARVPWSRVSLTGVQLQGRAMTLTGEASDAAAVPAWILGFDGQDSLARREFGKLNIHRRDPGGLTFSLHSDGVTQ, encoded by the coding sequence GTGAAAACCCGTATCGAGTTTTATCAGGCCACCCTCAGGCCGGTGCGGGATCTGCCCACCCTGGGCCACTTTGGCCTGGGGCTGCTGGCGCTGGTGCTGCTGTGGAGCACGGCCTTTGGCTGGCAGAGCTATGTCAACCACCGGCTGAGCACGGCCAACCGCAGCCTGGAGCAGCAACTGACCGCTGCTCGGGGGAATGTGGCGCAACTGCAGCAAAGCCTGGCCCTGCTTAATCAGCGCCAGGACGACGGCGAACGGCAGCGCCTTGAGCGGGACATTCGCACCCGCCGGCAGTTGCTGGGGCTGCTGAGTCAGGACGAGCTGGTGTCTTATGCCGATACCCTGGAAGATCTGGCCCGGGTGCCCTGGAGCAGAGTGTCGTTGACCGGCGTGCAGCTGCAGGGGCGGGCCATGACCCTCACCGGCGAGGCCAGCGATGCCGCCGCCGTGCCGGCCTGGATACTGGGCTTTGACGGGCAGGACAGCCTGGCCCGGCGCGAGTTCGGCAAGCTGAATATTCATCGTCGTGATCCCGGCGGTTTGACCTTCAGCCTGCACAGCGACGGAGTAACCCAATGA
- a CDS encoding MSHA biogenesis protein MshI, translated as MFKWFKSARSTTAVGVYLAQGALYGVEEQYPQQVVERPLAGGEQPAAALAALIEAQQWQGRRLRLALGRPFYRQVQLDKPAMPDDELAQALPWCMRELVDEPVEQLLFDYIDLPAGPQGTERIAVYYSRRAQLAELVRAVSPLCEIETMGVDELAMCNLLAPEQRGLVLHKVPGQELTMTFVHQRQWHFSRTIRGFQALDDDTMAVDQFVFDNLLLELQRSIDYATGQLKLNAPNQWFLALPARVTPAVQTAIGQVFDIQPDSLSNEHLSPVSLPALGMLREDSL; from the coding sequence ATGTTCAAATGGTTCAAGTCTGCCCGCAGCACCACGGCGGTGGGGGTTTACCTTGCCCAGGGGGCGCTTTACGGGGTGGAGGAACAATACCCGCAGCAGGTGGTGGAGCGCCCCCTGGCCGGCGGTGAGCAGCCGGCCGCCGCCCTGGCCGCCCTGATAGAAGCGCAGCAGTGGCAGGGCCGGCGCTTGCGTCTGGCGCTGGGGCGGCCGTTTTATCGCCAGGTGCAGCTCGACAAGCCGGCCATGCCCGATGACGAGCTGGCCCAGGCCCTGCCCTGGTGCATGCGTGAGCTGGTAGACGAGCCGGTGGAGCAACTGCTGTTTGACTATATCGACTTGCCCGCCGGGCCCCAGGGCACTGAGCGCATTGCCGTGTATTACAGCCGTCGCGCCCAGCTGGCGGAGCTGGTCAGGGCTGTCTCGCCCCTGTGCGAGATCGAGACCATGGGCGTGGACGAGCTGGCCATGTGCAACCTGCTGGCGCCGGAGCAGCGTGGCCTGGTGCTGCACAAGGTGCCCGGTCAGGAGCTGACCATGACCTTTGTTCATCAGCGTCAGTGGCATTTTTCCCGTACCATTCGCGGTTTCCAGGCTCTGGATGACGACACCATGGCGGTGGATCAGTTCGTGTTCGACAACCTGCTGCTGGAGCTGCAGCGCAGCATCGACTACGCCACCGGCCAGCTCAAGCTGAACGCCCCCAATCAGTGGTTTCTGGCCCTGCCGGCCCGGGTTACCCCGGCGGTGCAGACCGCCATCGGCCAGGTGTTTGATATTCAGCCCGACTCCCTCAGCAACGAGCACCTGTCGCCGGTGAGCCTGCCGGCCCTGGGCATGTTGCGGGAGGATAGCCTGTGA